One Gemmatimonadota bacterium genomic window, TTCCGTGCGCGGCAGCTTGCGGGATTTGTCGCTGAGTCGTCTGGGCAAAATTGACCACGCTCTGATATCCGAGCGATTTTTTCGCGCACATCTGGAGCGCGATCTCGAGCGTGAACTCGACACTCAGGATGTTGTATCGGCTATCAGTCTGAGTGGAACGGCTGTTCACGCAAGATCGAATACGCGGGCTTCTCGCGTTCAAATTCAGGGTATTGACAATCGCTTTGCAAATCTGTTTGATCAAATATTGCCCGAGTTGACGATTGAGGGAATATTTCCATCGGTTGTTGTCAACGAATCCCTCCAAAAAGAACTCAATGCACAGATTGGCGATGCCATTCTGTTGTCTTTTGAACAATCAGATGATATTCACCGCGAATCGCTATTTGGACGTGCTGATGGTGCAGTTCAAACAATTCGACTGACGCTCGCAGGCGTACTACCCGATAGGGGAATGGGGCGCTTTGGTCTTTTCGCCCGCCAGACCGTTCCGCTCAATGCATACCTATCGCTGCCGGTTTTGCAAAAAGCGTTGGGGCAAAGAGGCCGCGTGAATACACTGCTGGTGTCGGGTGATTCTGATACAGACGTTCAGGAAGTACTTTCCCGCGTTGCAACGCCCGATGATCTCGGCATTATCATCCGCCGAGAGACCGATTATTTCGCTATTGAGAGCGCGCAGTTTATTCTCAAATCCCATATTGCGGAAACTATTCAACAAGTATCTGCCGAATTAAACGCGCCCCATATGTCCATTCTCACCTATCTGGCGAATACCACGCAGGTGGGGGAGAGAGAATTGCCCTATTCTACAATTTCTGCGTTAGATGTTGGGAATTTGGGGACTTTTCAGCTTGTAGATGGATTACTACAACTCGGGGAAGACGATATTTTGCTGAATACCTGGGCGGCTGAGGATTTGAACGCACGGGTTGGCGATGAAGTGAAAGTTGCCTATTACGAAGTCGCTCCTGGGGAAAAACTCCTGACCCGTTGGGCGATATTTCAGCTCAAGGGCATTGTTGCAATGGCGGGATTGGGCGCAGATGAAAAGTTGTCTCCCGATTATCCTGGCCTTGGTGATGCAAATAATATGGCAGATTGGGAAGCCCCCTTTCCCATAGATCTGAGTCGCGTTCGTCCCGAGGATGAAGATTATTGGGATACCTATCGCGACGCGCCAAAAGCCTTTGTATCCGCCGCGACTGGGCAGCGATTGTGGAAAAGTCGATTTGGCGTATTAACCGCCATACGCATTGGGGCTATTGCGGGAGAGGATATCGAAACAACGGCGAAGCGATTTGAGGATCGCTTGCTGAAAAATATTGCGCCCGAATCGGTTGGTCTGACATTTCAGCCCGTCAAACAACAGGGTCTGGCCGCTTCTGCGGGGGCAACGGACTTTAGCGGGCTGTTTATTGCATTCAGTCAATTCCTGATCATCTCCGCAGCTCTTCTGGTCGGATTATTATTTCGCCTGAGTGTGGAGCAGCGAGGCAGAGAAGTCGGGATGCGGATGGTGTCGGGATATACGGGAAAAAAAATTCGCCGACTCTTTAGTTGCGAGAGCCTTGTGCTGGCCGGTGTGGGCGGTATCACAGGGCTAATAGGCGGTGTTTTCTATGCCTATCTGATTATAGTGGGATTGCGCACTTATTGGGTTGGCGCGGTTGGTACGTCTGATCTCGCGCTCCATATCCACGCATCGAGTTTGTTGCTGGGCTATGCTATTTCACTGATCGTGATCCTGCTGGCAATCTGGCTCACGCTGCGCCGTTTGGGCAATATTTCTGTTCGCGCATTATTATCGGGTGTTACGGAAGCGGTGCGCGCAAAGCCGCGCACAAAATGGTATGCCCTGAGTAGCCTCATACTCGCCGCGTTTAGTCTGGGGGGTGCTGTGGTGGTGGATCCATCGGCGGGTACGGGTTTGTTTTTCGTTAGTGGCGCGCTGTGGATGGTTTCGGGATTGTGCTTTCTCTCGCTCTGGTTTAGACGCGGGCATCGCTCTGTGAGAGAAGGTATTATTGGGATGGGGGTGCAAAATAGCAAGCGGCAACCCGCGCGAAGTTTGCTGTGTGCCTCACTCATCGGTTGTGCGTGTTTTGTCATTGTTGCAGTAGGCGCGAACAGGCGAACTGATCTGACTCAAAATATCGCGCAGGACAAAGCCTCTGGCACGGGTGGCTTTGCTCTCATCGCCGAAGTTGATGTGCCGATTTATCGGGATTTCAATTCAAAAGAAGGACAATTTGAACTCGGGTTTTCGCAAACAGATGCAGAACTTTTGAATCAGGCGCAGTTCATCCCGCTGCGCGTTTTGCCGGGTGAAGATGCGAGTTGCCTCAATCTTTACAAGCCCGACAGCCCGCGCGTTCTGGGTGTTCCCGAAGCTTTGCGTCAGCGAGGTGGTTTTACGTTTCAGCAAACGAGTACCGAAGTGGAAAATCCCTGGACTCTATTATCCGAGGATTTGGGTGCAGATGTGATCCCGGCAATTGGGGATTACAATTCGGCTATGTGGATCTTGCACAAGCAATTAGGCGATGATATTGTGTTGCAGAATGAGATGGGGGGAACAGTCAAGTTGAGACTGGTGGGCTTGTTAAAGACGAGTATTTTTCAAAGTGAATTGCTGATTTCCGAAGACAATTTTTTGCGGCACTTTCCCGACCAGAGTGGGTATGGTGCTTTTCTCGTTGAAACACAACAACCCGTTCAGCTTACTGCGCTTGTGGAAAGCCGATTAAAAGATATCGGGTTAGACGCCGTATCTACAACACAAAAACTCGCGCATTTTCAGGAGGTCGAAAACACGTATCTCTCCACCTTTCAAACACTGGGGGGATTGGGACTGCTGTTGGGCACGCTCGGATTGGGAATCGTTCTATTGAGAAATGTTATTGAAAGACGCGGTGAATTGGCGGTTCTGCGAGCCTTTGGCTTTCGCCGCGCTGTGCTGTCGCGCATGTTGCTCGCGGAGAATGGGTTTTTAATGCTCGTGGGTCTGGCTATTGGCAGCGTCTCCGCGCTTATTGCAGTAGCGCCCCATGTCATGAGCTATGGTGCGTTAATTCCCTGGGGATCGCTGGCTCTCACGCTTGTCATCATATACGGCGCGGGCCTCATCGCAAGCGCGATAGCTGTTTTCTTCGCCCTGCGAGCACCTTTATTGCCCGCGTTGAAACAGGAGATGTGAGGCGCGTTAATTTATTTTTTTAAGTGAAAGTTCATAGCACGCTGCTTCTCGATCATTTCGCACGAGGAGATAGGGTGCGGCAAATGTGGGTGCGTTCCAGGTGTGGTTGTCCAGAGCGGGAAAGCGCGCGCGTTCATTGTGTTCAATTGGCGAGGCATCGACGAGCACGACATCGCCCGATTCGGTCTGGATGAGCAAGAGGTCATCTACGAGAATGAGTTGCCCGTGCCCGTAGCGCCCTCGCTTCCATTTGCGTTGCCCATCCGCCAGATCCAAACACACGAGGACGCCGTCGTCCAGTCCGTAAATATACCCGTCTTTATAGACCATATTGGCAAATTTGGCTTTGAGACGAGGGCTTTTCCATATCCGTTTGGCAGTAAATTCATCTCGACTGTTTTTCGCAATTTGAATCAATTCACTGCCGATACCATAACCTGTTGATACAAAGATGCTGTCTCCGGGTAGTGGAATGGGTTGGGCAACGTGTTGCGTCATCCCACCAGTCCAGGGATATTCCCATAGCAAGTTGCCGGAGGTTGGATCGTGACCCGCGACTTGCCCCCTGTTAAAAATGAGTAATTGATCCATTCCCGCTATGGAGGCCAAACTGGGCGAGCTATGCCCTGCTCTTGTACGGCCACTTCCCCAGATAATAGCACCGGTTTCTCTGTCATAAGCCATCAGCGATTGCTCATTTCGTCCGCCCGGACTCACGATTACTTTGTCGTCTAAAATGAGAGGTGAACCGCTCATGCCCCATTCTTTAACGCGCGCATTGGTTTCTTTCACGGTGTCGCGTGACCAGATTTCTCGACCGGTTTCCAAATCGAGACAGGTGAGGATGCCGGTTGCGCCAAAAGAATAAACGCGGTTGTCCGATATGGTTGGCGTGGCTCGCGGACCAATTCCGGCAATCGCGGTTTCATATCGCGCACGCGTGCTGTGACGCCATTTCTCTTTTCCGGTTAAGAGGTCGTAACAGGCAACGGTTTCGTCTTCGCCTTTTTGCTCTTGAGTCACGGCAGAGCGGCCAACAACGGCAAAGGCGGAATAGGCCTCACCGACGGGTACGCGCCAGAGTAATTTGGGGGGATTTTGAACCCAATCGGACTCCAGTTTTATTCCATTGAGTATGGCGTTGCGGTGTGGACCCAAAAATTGAGGATAGTCTGTATCGGGACCATCTGAAGACTGTCCCGACACGGATATCGCTGTAACAGAAGACCAGCGCCACTCTATCTTGGGAGCCAGATCGCCCGTAAAACCGCGAATTTGAAATAATGAAACTGTCAGGATGATCAGGAGTATAAGAATACTTAGACCCCGCAGGCGGATTTTTCGACTCGCTCGGGAAAAAGCAAAGAACCAGAGACAGAGCAAAATAGAGCCGATTGAGCAGACGAGTATGGTCGGCATAACCTGCATCTGGCGGTTTGGCCTGTCGGGAATCCAGATTGCCGATAATACAATGATCATCAATGCGGCGATCGCAATAGCGGGCCACCATCGAATGGGTTTGGGATAAAGAGGAGCAGGCATAAAATTCCTTTTTTTAGTTGTTAGATGTTAGTCCGCCAGATCTCTATCTCCAACGTAAATAAAAAAGAAAGGTTTGACAACCATTCATTAAACAGATATTTTGAATCTCTAAATTGCAAAATATCACATCACAGAAAGGAGTTTGCGATGAAGAAATGGATTTTGATTTTGATGGGTTTTTGTCTCATTCCGATTCTGGTTCAGGCAAAACACCATGCGGCGAAGGAAACACAGAATTGGCCCCACCTGCGGGGACCGAATGTAAATGGACTGGTGGATACGGGCAATCCTCCCGTGGAATGGAGCGAAGATACCAATATCCGATGGAAAGTAAAAATTCCGGGTACGGGTCACGCCACGCCCATTATATGGGGCGATAAAATTTTTGTTCAGACTGCGGTTAAGACCGACAAAACCGTAGAAGTTGCCCAGACAGCCAGAAAGCCGTTGCCCACTCATATCTATCACTTTAAGCTGCTTGCACTGGACCGCAAAAGTGGCGATGTGGTGTGGGAAAAGACCGTGCGCGAGGCGCTGCCCCACGAAGGCACCCATAAAACGGCTAATTATGCTTCCACATCGGGTGTTACGGACGGCGAACACCTGTACGCATTTTTCGGTTCATGGGGGCTTTACTGTTTTGACTTTGATGGCAATTTGAAATGGGATAAGGACCTGGGCGATATGAGAGTTGCAGGCTCTTTTGGAGAAGGCTCATCGCCGACGATTCACGGCAATACGCTGATTATCAACTGGGATCACCAGGGCAATTCGTTTATTGTCGCGCTGGATAAGCGCACGGGTGAGGAAATCTGGCGCACGGCGCGACGGGAAAGAACGACGTGGACCACACCGATCGTTGTCGAACACAAGGGTACGCAACAGATTATTGTGGGCGCGAGTGGAAAGACCCGAAGTTACGATCTCAAAACCGGCGATGTCTTGTGGGAGTGCGCGGGACTGGGGTCAAATGTCATTCCCACCGCTGTCTATGCCGATGGCATCGTCTATGTTACAAGTGGTCATAGAGACCCGGCCATGCAGGCGATTTCACTCGACAAAGCCAAGGGCGATATTACGGGTACAGATGCCGTTCTGTGGACTGTTACTGGCAACTTCACCCCTTATGTTTCCTCGCCTCTTCTTTCCGGGAACAATATCTATAGCATGAGAAAAACTTCTAACATTTTGTTCTGTTTCAATGCCAAAACAGGCGAAATGGTTTTTGGTCCCGAGAGACTCCAGGGCCTGAATCGCATATACTCTCCGCTGGTTGGCACAAGCGACCGCATTTACCTCGCCGGGCTGGCTGGCATGACATTTGTGATCAAGAACGGTAGCGAATTTGAAGTACTCGCTAAAAATAAACTCGACGAGGGCACTGGCGCATCTCCCATTATCGCGGGCGACGAGTTGTATTTGCGCGGCACTGAACATCTCTATTGTATTGCTGCAAATTAAAAGAGGATAGCTATGCGGCACAAAGCATTACTCATCTTTGCGGTAGCCATGTTCATCGGCTGTGGCGCGCCTCAGGATCGAGAGGATAAATTTCTCAGTGTGGGCACGGCGCCGCCCGGTGGTGCGTTTTTTGTTGTGGGGGGTGCGATTGCCCAGGTTGTCAACGATCACATGCCCTGGGAGGTTTCTGCCGAGGCCACCAAAGGTACGCAGGAGAATATTCGCCGCCTTTCGAGTGGGGAACTGGATTTTGCGCTGGCCAATGCCGCGATTTCCTATTTTGCCGTGCGCGGAGAAGGCGCCTGGGGAGAGAAACAGAATATCAATGCGGTTATGACATTGGCGCCGAATGTCGCGCTTTTTATTGCGCCACAAAGCGCGGGTGTCAATGGTTTGGGCGATCTCAAGGGCAAGCGCGTTGTCGTTGGGCCAGCGGGTGCGGGATTTGAGTATTTCTTAAGACCCATCCTGAATGCGCACGGGGTCACTTATGACGATTTCACACCGCTTCACAATACGCAGGCGGGAACGGTTGACATGCTCGCTGATGGATCGGCTGCGGCTGCTTTTTTAGGGGGCGCAGTGCCCACGGCTTCTATCACTCAAGCCAGCGCGTCTCAGGATATTTATTTTATTCCCTACGATGAGTCGGCCAAACAAAGCCTTTTTGAGACTTATCCTTTCTTTTTTGCCGCAACGATTCCCGCCAATACGTACCGGGGACAAGCAGAGGATTTCGCCGGGATGAATGTCGGTTCTATGCATCTCATCACGCGGGCGAGTTTGAGCGAGGATACGGTTTACAATTTTACCAAAACGCTCTATGAACGCCGCGCGGAAGTCGTAAAAAAACACCCGGCGGGCAGGGCGATAAATCCCAAGAATATCGTTCGAGATACAGGGACGCCTTTTCATCCGGGTGCGATAAAATATTTCAAGGAAATTGGTATCTGGCAGGATTAAATGGTTTTGAAAATTAGTCAGGCTCTATGACGCGCCTCCATTCCCACCTGTTTCGCATTATCTCTGCCCTACTCGGCCTTTTCATTCTGGTCGAAGTTAATTATCCGCAACTCTCACCACAAGCCCAGCTATCGGTTTTTGCCTTGCTGGGCTTGAGTCTTGTGTTTCTGAAATATCCTATCCATCCCAATAAATCTCTCCAGATCCTCGATCTCTTTCTTGTTCTGGCAGTTGTGTTCTGTTTTGGTTATGTCCTGACCCAAACCGAATCCCTCTTTCAATTTTCCTGGATCAATGGGCAATCTCTGGGCAATCGCGCGGGACTCGAACACGCGCTTGATCACGTCGTCGGCCTCATCGGGCTTATCCTGGTTCTCGAAGCCACCCGTCGCGCCATTGGCCTCACCCTGCCCTTGCTCGCACTCGCTTTTCTGATTTATGCCGCTTATGGATATATCCTGCCCGATTGGCTCTTTCCGCACCGCGGATATAATTGGGAGCGCATTGTCTCTCAGACCTATCTCCACTCTCAGGGCGTTTTTGGCATCGCGTTGAAAGTGATGTTTACCTACGTTTTTCTTTTTGTACTTTTTGGCACTGTGCTCGAAGAGACCGGAGCCACGGGGTATATTCTGAATACGGCTCGTCGCATCTTTCGCCATAGCACCGGGGGACCAGCCAAAGTGGCTGTTATTTCTTCGGGTATGATGGGGTCTCTTTCGGGCAGTGCTGTGGCCAATACGGCGACCACTGGCACGTTTACTATTCCGCTGATGCGCTCAACGGGCTTTCGTCCAACTGTTGCCGGCGGCATTGAAGCCGCAGCGAGTTCGGGTGGTGCGCTCGTTCCGCCGATTATGGGGGCGGGTGCATACATGATGCTCGAAATCGTCGAACCGGCTGTCACGTATTTGGAGATCATCAAAGCCGCTCTGGTTCCGGCGATCCTCTATTACGCGGCTCTTTTGCTGATTGTCCATTTTCACGCTAAGCGCATTGGCGCGTCTGCAAGTGATCGAGAGGCTCCTGAGCGCCCTCCCAGATTCCGGGGTCTGGTATTTCTCGTCGCTTTTATCACACTTATTGTATTTCTCATTTTGGGATATACACCTTTTCGCGCCGTGAGTATCGCCCTACTCTTTGTGCTCATTGTCGGTGCGTTCAGCCCCACAACGCGCGTTGGTCCCCGCGCTATGGTCCGCGCATTGGAAAAGGCCGCGCACGGCGGTGTTTCGCTTATTGCAGCGGCTTCATGCGTGGGTATTATTATCGGCGTTGTGACGCTCACTGGTATTGGCACAAAACTTCCGAGCACTTTGTTGCCACTGGCGCAGAATAATATTATTCTGGCTTTGATTCTGCTGATGATCTCCACCATTATCCTGGGTATGGGCTTGCCTTCAGCCGTGTGTTATTTGCTTATGGCGACTCTGGTGGGCCCCGTTCTGAGCGACCTCGGCATTGTGCCATTGGGAGCGCATCTGTTTATTTTTTATTTTGGCATGATGTCTATGGTTACGCCTCCAGTCGCGCTTGCTGCGTACACGGCTGCCGCGATTGCAAA contains:
- a CDS encoding FtsX-like permease family protein, whose amino-acid sequence is MRRSLIYFWRINLAVMLGVAVATAVLTGALIVGDSVRGSLRDLSLSRLGKIDHALISERFFRAHLERDLERELDTQDVVSAISLSGTAVHARSNTRASRVQIQGIDNRFANLFDQILPELTIEGIFPSVVVNESLQKELNAQIGDAILLSFEQSDDIHRESLFGRADGAVQTIRLTLAGVLPDRGMGRFGLFARQTVPLNAYLSLPVLQKALGQRGRVNTLLVSGDSDTDVQEVLSRVATPDDLGIIIRRETDYFAIESAQFILKSHIAETIQQVSAELNAPHMSILTYLANTTQVGERELPYSTISALDVGNLGTFQLVDGLLQLGEDDILLNTWAAEDLNARVGDEVKVAYYEVAPGEKLLTRWAIFQLKGIVAMAGLGADEKLSPDYPGLGDANNMADWEAPFPIDLSRVRPEDEDYWDTYRDAPKAFVSAATGQRLWKSRFGVLTAIRIGAIAGEDIETTAKRFEDRLLKNIAPESVGLTFQPVKQQGLAASAGATDFSGLFIAFSQFLIISAALLVGLLFRLSVEQRGREVGMRMVSGYTGKKIRRLFSCESLVLAGVGGITGLIGGVFYAYLIIVGLRTYWVGAVGTSDLALHIHASSLLLGYAISLIVILLAIWLTLRRLGNISVRALLSGVTEAVRAKPRTKWYALSSLILAAFSLGGAVVVDPSAGTGLFFVSGALWMVSGLCFLSLWFRRGHRSVREGIIGMGVQNSKRQPARSLLCASLIGCACFVIVAVGANRRTDLTQNIAQDKASGTGGFALIAEVDVPIYRDFNSKEGQFELGFSQTDAELLNQAQFIPLRVLPGEDASCLNLYKPDSPRVLGVPEALRQRGGFTFQQTSTEVENPWTLLSEDLGADVIPAIGDYNSAMWILHKQLGDDIVLQNEMGGTVKLRLVGLLKTSIFQSELLISEDNFLRHFPDQSGYGAFLVETQQPVQLTALVESRLKDIGLDAVSTTQKLAHFQEVENTYLSTFQTLGGLGLLLGTLGLGIVLLRNVIERRGELAVLRAFGFRRAVLSRMLLAENGFLMLVGLAIGSVSALIAVAPHVMSYGALIPWGSLALTLVIIYGAGLIASAIAVFFALRAPLLPALKQEM
- a CDS encoding PQQ-binding-like beta-propeller repeat protein, producing MPAPLYPKPIRWWPAIAIAALMIIVLSAIWIPDRPNRQMQVMPTILVCSIGSILLCLWFFAFSRASRKIRLRGLSILILLIILTVSLFQIRGFTGDLAPKIEWRWSSVTAISVSGQSSDGPDTDYPQFLGPHRNAILNGIKLESDWVQNPPKLLWRVPVGEAYSAFAVVGRSAVTQEQKGEDETVACYDLLTGKEKWRHSTRARYETAIAGIGPRATPTISDNRVYSFGATGILTCLDLETGREIWSRDTVKETNARVKEWGMSGSPLILDDKVIVSPGGRNEQSLMAYDRETGAIIWGSGRTRAGHSSPSLASIAGMDQLLIFNRGQVAGHDPTSGNLLWEYPWTGGMTQHVAQPIPLPGDSIFVSTGYGIGSELIQIAKNSRDEFTAKRIWKSPRLKAKFANMVYKDGYIYGLDDGVLVCLDLADGQRKWKRGRYGHGQLILVDDLLLIQTESGDVVLVDASPIEHNERARFPALDNHTWNAPTFAAPYLLVRNDREAACYELSLKKIN
- a CDS encoding PQQ-binding-like beta-propeller repeat protein, with the translated sequence MLVRQISISNVNKKERFDNHSLNRYFESLNCKISHHRKEFAMKKWILILMGFCLIPILVQAKHHAAKETQNWPHLRGPNVNGLVDTGNPPVEWSEDTNIRWKVKIPGTGHATPIIWGDKIFVQTAVKTDKTVEVAQTARKPLPTHIYHFKLLALDRKSGDVVWEKTVREALPHEGTHKTANYASTSGVTDGEHLYAFFGSWGLYCFDFDGNLKWDKDLGDMRVAGSFGEGSSPTIHGNTLIINWDHQGNSFIVALDKRTGEEIWRTARRERTTWTTPIVVEHKGTQQIIVGASGKTRSYDLKTGDVLWECAGLGSNVIPTAVYADGIVYVTSGHRDPAMQAISLDKAKGDITGTDAVLWTVTGNFTPYVSSPLLSGNNIYSMRKTSNILFCFNAKTGEMVFGPERLQGLNRIYSPLVGTSDRIYLAGLAGMTFVIKNGSEFEVLAKNKLDEGTGASPIIAGDELYLRGTEHLYCIAAN
- a CDS encoding TAXI family TRAP transporter solute-binding subunit produces the protein MRHKALLIFAVAMFIGCGAPQDREDKFLSVGTAPPGGAFFVVGGAIAQVVNDHMPWEVSAEATKGTQENIRRLSSGELDFALANAAISYFAVRGEGAWGEKQNINAVMTLAPNVALFIAPQSAGVNGLGDLKGKRVVVGPAGAGFEYFLRPILNAHGVTYDDFTPLHNTQAGTVDMLADGSAAAAFLGGAVPTASITQASASQDIYFIPYDESAKQSLFETYPFFFAATIPANTYRGQAEDFAGMNVGSMHLITRASLSEDTVYNFTKTLYERRAEVVKKHPAGRAINPKNIVRDTGTPFHPGAIKYFKEIGIWQD
- a CDS encoding TRAP transporter fused permease subunit, with protein sequence MTRLHSHLFRIISALLGLFILVEVNYPQLSPQAQLSVFALLGLSLVFLKYPIHPNKSLQILDLFLVLAVVFCFGYVLTQTESLFQFSWINGQSLGNRAGLEHALDHVVGLIGLILVLEATRRAIGLTLPLLALAFLIYAAYGYILPDWLFPHRGYNWERIVSQTYLHSQGVFGIALKVMFTYVFLFVLFGTVLEETGATGYILNTARRIFRHSTGGPAKVAVISSGMMGSLSGSAVANTATTGTFTIPLMRSTGFRPTVAGGIEAAASSGGALVPPIMGAGAYMMLEIVEPAVTYLEIIKAALVPAILYYAALLLIVHFHAKRIGASASDREAPERPPRFRGLVFLVAFITLIVFLILGYTPFRAVSIALLFVLIVGAFSPTTRVGPRAMVRALEKAAHGGVSLIAAASCVGIIIGVVTLTGIGTKLPSTLLPLAQNNIILALILLMISTIILGMGLPSAVCYLLMATLVGPVLSDLGIVPLGAHLFIFYFGMMSMVTPPVALAAYTAAAIAKASIMQTGVTAFRFALVGFALPYAFVLHPEILLLSSDFTAIVANILIVLLGILPLSAAAAGHAFAPLPTYQRILLLAAALFLFLTPSGDARLFLQGIALLIAGVIAVLNYRSAHQD